Below is a genomic region from Pseudazoarcus pumilus.
GGCAACGGCGCGATGCCGTTGGCCAGTCGCAGGTTGGAACCGGGGTTGTGCACCACGCTCGCGCCGGACTCGGCCAGGGCCGCGATGTCGTCGGCGTCAGCGTGCACGCAGTGGGCGAGCGTCGTGCGCGGCCCCAGCGCGCCCAGCCCGGCGAGCGCGCGCATCGCGCCCTGCGGATACAGGCGGCGCGCGAGCTCGGCCTGGGTGGGCGACTCGAGCGCGTGCAGATGCAGGCCCAGACCATGTTCGGCCGCGTCGCGCGCGAGCGCTGTGAGCAACGCGTCCGACACCCATTGCGGCCCGGCCGGCCCGTAGGCGAGCGTGAGCTGCCATTCGCCCGCGTAATCGGCCTGCAGGCGACGCATCAGCGCGATCGTCGCCGCGGCGTCACCCGCATAAGCGGGCGGAGCGGCACGGCGCACGTGCTGCGCCGCCTCGCGCGGCAGGCCGGCGATGAAGGCCTGCGCGTCGTAGCCGGGGTAGACCAGCTCGCCGCGGTCCATCGCGCCGACGCAGAAGGTCACGCGGACGCCGGCTTGCAGATAGGCCTCGATGGACGCGCGCGCCTCGGCCTCGTAATCTCCGCTGCCATAGCTGTAGTTGGCGTGCACGGTGCACGTCGTGCCGTTGGCGAGCAGGTCCAGCGCCGCGAGCGTCGTGAGCGCACCGGCGTCCGGTGCGCCGCGCGCGCGGCGCTGCGCGATCCACGGCTCGAGCCGGTCGTCCGGGTAGCCGAGCAGCACCTGGCTGATGCCGCGCCCGTGCTGATGGGCGTTGACCAGACCCGGCATCAGCAGCGCGCCGGGCAGGTCCACCACCTCGGCCGCGCGCGGCGCCAGCCGCGCATCCGGGCCGACGTCGATGACGCGATCGCCGTCGACCAGCACCGACCAGCCCGCGTGCACCTCCCCCGCCGCATCGGCGAGCAGGTAAGCCGGACGGATCAGGAGCGGCCGATTCATTTTCCGTACATCACGTCGGGCACGAACAGCGCCACCTGCGGGAAGGCGATCAGGATCGCGACCATCAGCAGCATGATCAGCGTAAACGGCATCGCGCCCCACACCACGTCCATCACCGAGCCGCCGTCGGGTCGCACCCCCTGCACGATGAACAGGTTCATGCCCAATGGCGGCGTGATCAGGGCGATCTCCATCATCAGCACCAGAAAGACGCCGAACCACACCGGGTCGATGCCGAAGAACAGGACGATGGGCATCACGATGGGGATGGTCGTGATCATCATCGACAGCGTCTCCAGGAAGCAGCCCAGGATCAGGTAGAACACGATGAGCATCAGCAGGATCTGCAACTGCGTCGCACCGGTGTCGGCGACCAGGCCGGTGATCGCCTGCGGGATGCGCAGCACGCCCATGACGAAGGACAGCAACTGCGCGGCGAGCACGATGAGCATGATCATCGCCGTGATGCGCACCACCGCCAGCACCGATTCGTTGAGCATCGCGATGGTGAGCCGCCGTCGTGCGGCGGCCAGGATCAGCGCGGCGATGACGCCCACGGCGGCCGACTCGGTGGGCGTCGCCCAGCCGGTGTAGATGGTGCCCATGACCAGCGCGAAGATCAGCAGCGGCGGCAGCAGGTCCTTGAGACGCGCGAGCTTCTCGGCCAGCGGCACCGGCGGCAGCTCGTCCCCGCCCATCCTGGGACGCAGCACGCAGACCACCGCGATGAAGATCATGAACAGCACGATCAGCAACACGCCCGGCACGATGGCGGCGAGGAACAGTCGGCCGATCGAGGTGTTCGACATCGAGCCGTAGATGATCATGTTGATCGACGGCGGAATCAGGATGCCCAGCGTCGCACCGGCGGCGATGGTGCCCAGCGCGAGGCGTTCGGAATAGCCGTGCTGCTTCATCGACGGCAACGCCACGGTGCCGATCGTCGCGGCAGTGGCCACGGACGAACCCGACACCGCCGAGAACAGGCCGCAGGCGCCGATGTTGGTGTGCAGCAATCCGCCCGGCCAGCGCCGCATCCAGTCCGACAGCGCGTTGTACATGCGGTCGGTGATGCCACTGCGCACCAGGATCTCGCCGAGCAGGATGAACATCGGGATGGCGGTGAGCACGAAGTCGTGCAGGATGCTCCACATCTGGTTGCCGAACATCATCAGCGTCGGCGTGCCCAGATACAGGAAGGCGCCGAGGATGGCGACCGCGAACAGCGCGCCGGCCACGGGCAGGCCGATGAGCATCAGCCCGAGCATGATGAAGAAGCCCACGAAGGCTTCGGTGACGGTGATCATCGTTCGCCCTCCGCGGCCGGCGCACGCTTGTCCGCGCGCACCTCGTCGAGTTCCTCGTTGAGCGTGCGGATGCCGTACCAGCGATTGATCGCGCGCCATTCGCCGAAGACCAGGCGCAGGCAGTGCAGCGCGGTGACGCTGGCGACGGCGGCGAACAACACCATGCCGACCACCCAAACCGCCTGCGGCATCCACAGCGGCGTCATCAGCGGCGTGCCCGACAGGCTGCCGTACTCGACGCTCTCGAGCATCGCGACGGTGGCGCGCCAGGCGAGGAAGACGGCCATCACGGCCATGAATACGGCCGAGACGGTATTGAGCACCGCACGCAGCGACTGCGGCAGGCGCTCCATCAGGATTTCGATGCGGGTATGGCCGCGCTCGAGCAGCGCGTAGGCCGCGCCGACCGCGGTGACCGTGGCGAGCATGTAGCCGCCGTATTCGTCCGCGCCCTGCAGGGAGAACCCGAGCAGGCGACGCAGCAGGATCTCCAGCCCGATCACCAGCGTGATCGCGAGTACCGCGTAGCCGGCGACGAGCGAGAAGACACGAACGACCGGCGCACACCAGCGTTCGACGGGATTGCGATTCATGAGGTTGCCTCCTGCAGCGGCGGGCCGCGAAACGGCCCGCCGCGCCGGTTTCAAGCGATCACTCGATGGTGATGCCGAGCGCCTTGCCGACGGTGTCGTTCCAGGTCTGCGAACAGGTCGGATCGACCGCGTTGCACGACTTGGCCCAGATCGGCAGCGTCACTTCCTGGGCCGCCTTCTTCACGCGCTCGCGATCCGATTCGGCAACCTCGACCATCTTCATCGAGAACTTCTTGTGATCCTTGCACGGCTCCTGGCCGGTGGAGCAGTTGGCCGCATCGCCGTTGGCCGTCAGCGCGACGTCCCACAACGCCTCCTCGAGCTCGCGGAAGGTCGCTTCCAGCTTGGCCTGTTCCTCGGGGCTGAAGCGATTCCAGGCGTCGAGGTTCATGAAGTGGCCCTGCACCGAGCCGGACACCGCGATCGGCAGGAAATGGGTCGTCACCTCGGGCCAGCTGCCGGAGTTCGACGAGGTCGGCGAGGTCACGCCGCACGAGGCCACGCCACGCTGCAGCGCCGTGTACACCTCGCTGAACTGCAGCGTCACCGGCGTCGCGCCGAAGTGCTCGAGCAGCGCCGACATGGTCGGCGTGAAGCTGCGCACGCGCAGCCCCTGAAGGTCGTTCAGGGAATTGACCTCCGCGTTGCACAGGAAGACCTGCGGACCGAACGGCCACAGCGTCAGCACCTTGGCGTTGAAGCGCTTCTGCAGGCGCTCGTCGAAGGCCGGGCGGTAGGCCTCGACAGCCGTCTTCAGGGTGTCCATGTCGGTGGCCACGCCGACCACGTCGATGCCCTCGAAGAACGGGTCGTCACGCGAGGCCATGCCGATCTGCACCGACATGATGTCGAAGGCACCCGAGCGCAGCATGCGCAGCGCGTCGGGCGCACGCACGCCGACCACGTCCATGGGGTTGTAGTTGACCGCGACGTCGACGCCGGACTTCTCCTGCAGTTGCTCGAAGAACTCGGTTTCGACGGCGACGTGCTTGACGTTCTGCGCAAAGTTGCCGGTCACGCGCAGGTTCTGCGTGGCGTGGGCGGCGGTGGCGACAACGGCGCCACAGGCGAGTGCGGCGACGAGGCGGGTGAGACGACGGGTACTGTGCTTCATGACTTCCTCCTGGGTGGTTGAATCAACACGTTGTGACGACCGCAAACTCGCAAGCGAGCCGAAGCGGCCAGAACCTGCGTTCGCGCAATCTCCGTGCCACCCCACGGGCGGGGAGCCACGGTTGCGACGCGAGTCGCAGTCGTGCCGGGCGTTCCACGCGTTTCTGACCGAAGGAATCGACTCGGGCGAAACGTTTTTATGAATATTTTGCACACAATGCTGAACGCACGTTTTGCACTATAGGTGTGCATATCCACGGTGTAAACACTTCAATTTGGTGCATGGCAACACGGCAGAACCCATGTGGAAGGCCGCATATCCTCGACTGCGGCAATCCGCTCATGCCGCCAAGTTGTTGCAGAAACCGGCGAACTGAGATCGCAGCCGTCGCGCTTCCGGCCTCATTCCATGTGGTACGCGCGCCCGGCACAACTGAGTCTTTATTTTGTGCTTCATGTTGTATACAGTTAATCTCATACCACGCTCCGAATTCCGTCACTTCCGTGCGAACAAGGCACGGTTTGTGCTCAGGCGGGTCGATGTCGAGAAGACGTGGCGTACATATGGAGACCCTCAATGCCCGACACGCGAACGCTGCTCGGCGTACTCACGCCGTCCTCGAACACCGCGCTCGAGCCGCTGACCTCGGCGCTGGTCGCCGGCACCCCCGGCGTCAGCGCGCACTTCTCGCGCTTCACGGTCACCCGCATCACGCTCGACGACGCGGCGCTGGGC
It encodes:
- a CDS encoding TRAP transporter large permease; amino-acid sequence: MITVTEAFVGFFIMLGLMLIGLPVAGALFAVAILGAFLYLGTPTLMMFGNQMWSILHDFVLTAIPMFILLGEILVRSGITDRMYNALSDWMRRWPGGLLHTNIGACGLFSAVSGSSVATAATIGTVALPSMKQHGYSERLALGTIAAGATLGILIPPSINMIIYGSMSNTSIGRLFLAAIVPGVLLIVLFMIFIAVVCVLRPRMGGDELPPVPLAEKLARLKDLLPPLLIFALVMGTIYTGWATPTESAAVGVIAALILAAARRRLTIAMLNESVLAVVRITAMIMLIVLAAQLLSFVMGVLRIPQAITGLVADTGATQLQILLMLIVFYLILGCFLETLSMMITTIPIVMPIVLFFGIDPVWFGVFLVLMMEIALITPPLGMNLFIVQGVRPDGGSVMDVVWGAMPFTLIMLLMVAILIAFPQVALFVPDVMYGK
- a CDS encoding TRAP transporter small permease subunit; this encodes MNRNPVERWCAPVVRVFSLVAGYAVLAITLVIGLEILLRRLLGFSLQGADEYGGYMLATVTAVGAAYALLERGHTRIEILMERLPQSLRAVLNTVSAVFMAVMAVFLAWRATVAMLESVEYGSLSGTPLMTPLWMPQAVWVVGMVLFAAVASVTALHCLRLVFGEWRAINRWYGIRTLNEELDEVRADKRAPAAEGER
- a CDS encoding amidohydrolase family protein — its product is MNRPLLIRPAYLLADAAGEVHAGWSVLVDGDRVIDVGPDARLAPRAAEVVDLPGALLMPGLVNAHQHGRGISQVLLGYPDDRLEPWIAQRRARGAPDAGALTTLAALDLLANGTTCTVHANYSYGSGDYEAEARASIEAYLQAGVRVTFCVGAMDRGELVYPGYDAQAFIAGLPREAAQHVRRAAPPAYAGDAAATIALMRRLQADYAGEWQLTLAYGPAGPQWVSDALLTALARDAAEHGLGLHLHALESPTQAELARRLYPQGAMRALAGLGALGPRTTLAHCVHADADDIAALAESGASVVHNPGSNLRLANGIAPLPELVAAGVPVAIGTDNCALSDDEDLLSELHLADLLARRGPSEAAGARARRLLTMVTSTGARAAFVEDRCGRIAPGMQADLVALRLTRIEGVYRDADTPVLEAVAQRARGADVAMTMVAGRVRWRDGVWPGIDAVAVRDAAAKTARAARSAHSAEAPAAASAVREALRGLYGLR
- a CDS encoding TRAP transporter substrate-binding protein, which encodes MKHSTRRLTRLVAALACGAVVATAAHATQNLRVTGNFAQNVKHVAVETEFFEQLQEKSGVDVAVNYNPMDVVGVRAPDALRMLRSGAFDIMSVQIGMASRDDPFFEGIDVVGVATDMDTLKTAVEAYRPAFDERLQKRFNAKVLTLWPFGPQVFLCNAEVNSLNDLQGLRVRSFTPTMSALLEHFGATPVTLQFSEVYTALQRGVASCGVTSPTSSNSGSWPEVTTHFLPIAVSGSVQGHFMNLDAWNRFSPEEQAKLEATFRELEEALWDVALTANGDAANCSTGQEPCKDHKKFSMKMVEVAESDRERVKKAAQEVTLPIWAKSCNAVDPTCSQTWNDTVGKALGITIE